The following proteins are co-located in the Sphingorhabdus lutea genome:
- a CDS encoding TIGR01244 family sulfur transferase has protein sequence MSDFRKITDKFWVSPQLTLSQLSDAKEMGVTMIVNNRPDGEEPDAPQGDDVAAAAAELGLSYLAIPIGHGGFSHPQLEMLNNAMQDAGQEGHILAYCRSGTRSTFLWSLTQAKNGMDRSEISRLAGNAGYDIAPIAPMVDALCGQNSDM, from the coding sequence ATGTCAGATTTTCGTAAAATTACCGATAAATTTTGGGTTTCCCCGCAATTGACGCTGTCTCAATTATCCGATGCCAAAGAAATGGGCGTGACCATGATTGTCAACAACCGTCCCGATGGCGAAGAGCCTGATGCACCACAGGGCGATGATGTCGCCGCCGCTGCCGCTGAGCTTGGCCTTTCCTATTTGGCCATTCCCATCGGCCATGGCGGCTTTTCACATCCGCAGTTGGAAATGCTGAACAATGCCATGCAGGATGCGGGGCAAGAGGGCCACATTTTGGCATATTGCCGTTCGGGAACCAGATCGACATTTTTATGGAGCTTAACACAGGCGAAGAACGGCATGGACCGCAGCGAAATATCACGCTTGGCGGGCAATGCGGGATATGATATTGCGCCAATTGCACCAATGGTGGACGCCTTATGTGGTCAAAATAGCGATATGTGA
- a CDS encoding AI-2E family transporter has protein sequence MELAEAVGPTEFYDPVVRKELKRAAVWIGMITLTCGVIFLAQPILLIIGALVLAAMMDGGARLLGRILPIGRGWRLAIIILSSFAALAWLISFAGSELAAQASQLQIVLQEQIKLIGLEAETRGFTVTAADINELGDNVLASIGRVTEAVTSAVGVIAGLAMMFVLAIFIAAEPRIYERGLAWMLPLSEREQFYGTMDEIGFTLRRLMAGRLIGMFVEGVGTWLLLMAGGVPMAALLGILTGLLAFLPNIGAIVSGVLITLVGFSAGWETGLFAIGVYIFVQTVDGYLIVPMIAKKAVDLAPALVLGAQIIMGALFGILGLALADPIIAMIKVSLERHSERIERRQEELMKEAAEKMMPNDAP, from the coding sequence ATGGAATTGGCCGAGGCGGTTGGACCAACCGAATTTTACGACCCCGTGGTGCGTAAGGAATTAAAACGTGCCGCCGTGTGGATTGGCATGATTACGCTGACCTGCGGGGTTATTTTTCTGGCACAGCCCATATTATTGATTATCGGCGCATTGGTGTTGGCCGCGATGATGGATGGCGGCGCGCGATTATTGGGCCGAATTTTACCCATTGGCCGTGGTTGGCGATTGGCCATCATCATTCTATCATCCTTCGCCGCATTGGCATGGCTTATCAGCTTTGCCGGCAGCGAGCTGGCCGCACAGGCAAGCCAATTGCAAATTGTGTTACAAGAGCAAATTAAACTTATTGGTTTAGAGGCGGAAACACGCGGTTTTACCGTGACTGCTGCCGATATTAACGAGCTGGGCGATAATGTTCTGGCCAGCATTGGCCGCGTGACAGAGGCGGTAACATCTGCCGTCGGGGTGATTGCAGGTTTGGCGATGATGTTTGTTTTGGCGATATTCATTGCCGCCGAGCCGCGCATTTACGAACGCGGCCTTGCATGGATGCTTCCCCTGTCCGAACGTGAACAATTTTACGGCACAATGGACGAAATTGGATTTACATTGCGCCGTTTAATGGCGGGCCGTTTAATCGGCATGTTTGTTGAGGGTGTGGGCACATGGTTATTATTGATGGCTGGCGGCGTTCCCATGGCGGCTTTATTGGGCATATTAACCGGATTATTGGCATTTTTGCCCAATATTGGGGCGATTGTGTCGGGCGTGTTGATTACCTTGGTTGGCTTTTCCGCCGGTTGGGAAACGGGATTATTCGCCATTGGCGTGTATATTTTTGTGCAAACTGTTGATGGATATTTAATCGTTCCCATGATTGCGAAAAAGGCAGTTGACCTTGCCCCTGCATTGGTTTTGGGTGCGCAAATTATTATGGGCGCATTATTTGGCATATTGGGCCTTGCCCTTGCCGATCCTATTATTGCGATGATTAAAGTATCGTTGGAACGTCATTCAGAGCGAATCGAACGCAGGCAGGAAGAATTGATGAAAGAGGCAGCTGAAAAAATGATGCCAAATGACGCCCCATGA
- a CDS encoding ABCB family ABC transporter ATP-binding protein/permease, translating to MSPSMHHHIAPPSGQAEPELLPTLKRFLPFLWPKGEREIQFRIILAAIMVLCAKAAVLSMPFAYKAIVDSMAGDANNINNIGQNAPIIIIMTLLLAYGGARFGQVLFDNLRNFIFEKVGQRAGQLLAVTVFSHLHKLSLRFHLQRRTGEVTKIVERGTKSIDVMLYFLLFNIAPTIIELSAVLIIFYINFGLPLVIGTMLMVAFYIFYTRKVTDWRNKLREEMNDMDTRAIGRSVDALLNYETVKYFTAEQRETARYETSMREYAAAATKSENSLAALNVGQALITNIALIGAMAFVIWGWKDGSFTVGDMVLVNGLLMQLFRPLDLLGMVYRTIRQGLIDMGAMFALLDRQPEIIDPDCAPNLHVNGGEVIFDNVRFSYDDREILKGLSFTLPAGQTLAIVGPSGAGKSTIGRLLFRFYEPQSGHIYIDGQDIASVTQNSLRASIGIVPQDTVLFNDSIGYNIAYGREGAGHDDVVNAAKAAAIDGFISQLSGGYETQVGERGLKLSGGEKQRVAIARTILKNPPILLLDEATSALDSKTEAQIQSTLKSISERRTTLIIAHRLSTITHADQIIVLDKGKVAEHGKHHKLLAAGGIYAKLWQQQAQDREQQ from the coding sequence ATGTCACCATCTATGCACCATCATATCGCCCCGCCCTCCGGCCAGGCTGAGCCCGAATTACTTCCTACCTTAAAAAGGTTTTTGCCATTTTTATGGCCAAAGGGGGAGCGCGAAATACAATTTCGTATCATCTTGGCGGCAATAATGGTGCTATGTGCCAAGGCGGCGGTACTTTCCATGCCCTTTGCCTATAAGGCGATTGTCGATTCCATGGCGGGGGATGCCAATAATATCAATAATATTGGTCAAAATGCGCCGATTATCATCATAATGACATTATTGCTGGCCTATGGCGGGGCCAGATTTGGCCAAGTGTTGTTTGACAATTTACGTAATTTCATTTTTGAAAAAGTGGGGCAACGCGCCGGTCAATTATTGGCAGTGACAGTATTCTCCCATTTGCATAAATTATCACTACGTTTTCATTTACAGCGTCGCACGGGCGAGGTTACAAAAATTGTAGAGCGCGGCACTAAAAGCATCGATGTCATGCTATATTTTCTATTATTCAATATTGCACCCACGATAATAGAGCTTAGCGCTGTGTTGATTATTTTTTATATCAATTTTGGCCTTCCGCTGGTTATTGGCACCATGTTAATGGTGGCATTTTATATATTTTATACCCGTAAAGTGACCGATTGGCGTAATAAATTGCGCGAGGAAATGAACGACATGGACACGCGCGCCATTGGCAGGTCGGTTGATGCATTGTTAAATTATGAAACGGTCAAATATTTCACGGCTGAACAGCGCGAAACCGCACGTTATGAAACATCGATGCGCGAATATGCCGCCGCCGCGACAAAATCGGAAAATTCGCTGGCCGCATTAAATGTGGGACAGGCGCTAATTACCAATATCGCGCTTATCGGGGCGATGGCATTTGTCATTTGGGGCTGGAAAGACGGTAGTTTTACGGTGGGTGACATGGTATTGGTCAATGGTTTATTGATGCAACTTTTCCGGCCACTTGACCTGCTTGGCATGGTGTATCGCACCATAAGGCAGGGGTTGATTGATATGGGCGCGATGTTCGCCCTATTGGACCGTCAGCCAGAGATTATCGATCCCGACTGCGCGCCCAATTTACATGTTAATGGCGGCGAGGTAATTTTTGATAATGTTCGATTTAGCTATGATGATCGTGAAATATTAAAGGGGTTAAGCTTTACCCTGCCCGCCGGGCAAACTTTGGCCATTGTCGGCCCATCGGGCGCAGGCAAATCCACCATTGGCCGTTTATTATTTCGTTTTTACGAACCGCAATCGGGCCATATTTATATTGATGGACAGGATATTGCATCGGTAACGCAAAATAGCCTGCGGGCATCCATTGGCATTGTTCCGCAAGATACGGTGTTATTTAATGACAGCATCGGATATAATATCGCCTATGGCCGCGAAGGTGCGGGGCATGATGATGTGGTAAATGCGGCAAAGGCAGCCGCCATAGACGGGTTTATTTCGCAATTATCCGGCGGATATGAAACACAGGTGGGCGAACGCGGGTTAAAATTATCCGGCGGGGAGAAACAGCGCGTGGCCATTGCGCGGACCATATTAAAAAACCCGCCCATATTATTGCTTGATGAAGCGACCAGCGCACTTGATTCCAAAACAGAGGCGCAAATTCAATCCACGCTAAAGTCAATTAGCGAACGGCGCACCACCTTAATCATCGCGCATCGTTTATCCACCATCACCCATGCCGATCAAATTATTGTGTTGGATAAGGGTAAAGTTGCTGAACATGGAAAACATCATAAATTATTGGCGGCGGGCGGAATTTATGCCAAACTATGGCAACAACAGGCACAGGACCGCGAACAGCAATAA
- a CDS encoding YjgN family protein, protein MSDYHEYDGGGHAIDSQHIEPQSAFQFHGNWKELAPILFTNLLLTIVTLGFYRFWGTTRVRQYLWSQTQFIDDRLEWTGTGKELFIGFMMATFLIIVPLVGLQFLAQYLAVNGSAGLSSLLTVVFYFGFLYLSGFAIYRGLRYRLGRTYWRGIRGGSDDPGFSYGWAATWKTFVGGMLLGILVPWSMKELWNDRWNRMSFGPHKFESNVTMDGLLGRWLIAYAVIFASIIGVVVIMATLMATISFGDVGDVPNAAMIIPFIVAIFGVYFLIGLAFLAYYALFYRSAVRGLSLHTLDFDFKARTMDWLKLAIGDIALVIFTLGIGSIFLSYRHWKFFITHMEAYGEINVDELTQSKTERSKHGEGLMDAFDVGAI, encoded by the coding sequence ATGAGCGATTATCATGAATATGATGGGGGCGGCCATGCTATCGATAGTCAGCATATTGAACCGCAAAGCGCATTTCAATTTCACGGTAATTGGAAAGAATTAGCCCCCATTTTATTTACCAATTTATTGCTTACCATCGTTACATTGGGTTTTTACCGTTTTTGGGGCACAACACGGGTGCGCCAATATTTATGGAGCCAAACCCAATTTATTGATGATAGATTGGAATGGACCGGCACGGGCAAGGAATTATTCATTGGTTTCATGATGGCGACATTTTTAATTATTGTTCCTTTAGTAGGATTGCAATTTCTGGCGCAATATTTGGCCGTAAATGGCAGTGCGGGACTATCCTCCTTACTGACAGTTGTTTTTTATTTTGGATTTTTATATTTGTCCGGCTTTGCCATATATCGCGGGCTGCGTTACCGTTTGGGCCGTACCTATTGGCGGGGCATTCGCGGCGGCAGTGATGATCCCGGCTTTTCCTATGGATGGGCGGCAACATGGAAAACATTTGTGGGCGGCATGTTGCTTGGCATATTGGTGCCATGGTCGATGAAGGAATTATGGAACGACCGTTGGAATAGGATGAGCTTTGGCCCGCATAAATTTGAATCCAACGTCACTATGGATGGATTGCTTGGCCGCTGGCTTATAGCCTATGCTGTTATTTTTGCTTCCATTATTGGAGTGGTGGTAATTATGGCTACTTTGATGGCGACGATTAGTTTCGGCGATGTAGGCGATGTACCCAATGCCGCGATGATAATACCATTTATCGTTGCCATATTTGGCGTTTATTTTTTAATCGGCCTAGCATTTCTTGCTTATTATGCGTTATTTTACCGTTCGGCGGTGCGCGGTCTTTCGCTGCACACATTGGATTTTGATTTTAAGGCGCGGACCATGGATTGGTTAAAATTGGCCATTGGCGATATTGCATTGGTCATTTTCACCCTTGGCATTGGGTCAATTTTCCTATCCTATCGTCATTGGAAATTCTTCATCACCCATATGGAGGCATATGGCGAAATAAATGTCGATGAATTAACCCAATCCAAAACCGAACGCTCCAAACATGGGGAAGGTTTAATGGATGCATTTGATGTGGGCGCAATTTAA
- a CDS encoding TonB-dependent receptor plug domain-containing protein, giving the protein MSLPEYIPMNFVLTAPKLRRMLICSAAIIALSHFTAPAMAQEQTKNSANADNNQPAASNLVKSTNINNNLQPIKENGRDIYTAEQFTRFAPQNALDMADQIPGFSIKDISNERGLGSASQNVLINGKRISGKSTDARSILSQIPAKNVIQLEIIEGSTLNIGGLSGQVLNLISAEGQWSGTFDWQGQIRPHRGFMWRDAEVNITGPALGGKLALGINNEAGRRGGVGQEIVTDANDNLILFRDRATNNRFDNPQISMTFNREAGNGNIFNLNASYARFFFRRNQSATLIDNNQIVGEEFPRGGEDEWNSEISTDYEFSLGKGTLKLIGYYRFEHSPSFSSFETRFSDMRPARGSRFERDMDESERIIRAEYRWNKGPNNWQFAGEYAHNFLDSKSRLFTLQPNGQYIGQMLPHPNSRVEENRFNASVNFNRALHPKLNLQVNLAGEFSEISQEGAGGLTRQFWRPKGKITLAYKYSPSTDINFIAERKVGQLDFGDFISSVDVQQNNNNAANPDLVPPQSWLFTIDANQSLGKLGSLNINFNAEKISDIVDQIPIGPNGEAPGNLPRATQYWMGGKASLLLDQLGVRGGKLDLNILLQNSRLRDPLLGNIRQISGNTQTHWFVEFRQDIPNSDWAWGASGELQKTAPYYRLNYTNKDYYSDPFLRAYIEHKDILGLKIRASLMNIANQKEAYRETFYLARRDGPIGRFENGFNKVGLFYRFDISGTF; this is encoded by the coding sequence ATGTCCCTCCCCGAATATATCCCGATGAATTTCGTCCTTACCGCCCCGAAATTAAGGCGCATGTTAATTTGCAGTGCCGCGATTATCGCGCTGTCGCACTTTACCGCGCCTGCAATGGCACAGGAACAAACCAAAAATTCGGCAAATGCTGATAATAATCAACCTGCCGCCTCTAATTTGGTAAAATCCACAAACATAAATAATAATTTACAGCCCATAAAAGAAAATGGACGCGACATTTATACAGCAGAGCAATTCACCCGTTTTGCGCCGCAAAATGCTTTGGACATGGCCGATCAAATTCCCGGTTTTTCCATTAAAGATATCAGCAATGAACGTGGCCTTGGCAGTGCCAGCCAAAATGTGTTGATAAATGGCAAAAGAATATCAGGGAAAAGCACGGATGCACGGTCAATTTTATCTCAAATTCCGGCAAAAAATGTCATCCAATTGGAAATAATCGAAGGCAGCACATTAAATATTGGTGGTTTAAGCGGGCAGGTATTAAACCTTATCTCCGCCGAAGGACAATGGAGCGGGACATTTGATTGGCAGGGACAGATAAGACCGCATCGTGGATTTATGTGGCGCGATGCAGAGGTGAATATTACCGGCCCTGCACTGGGCGGAAAATTGGCGCTGGGTATCAATAATGAGGCAGGACGGCGCGGTGGCGTGGGTCAAGAAATCGTCACTGATGCCAATGATAATTTAATATTATTTCGCGACAGGGCCACTAATAACCGCTTCGACAATCCCCAAATCAGCATGACTTTCAACCGAGAGGCAGGCAATGGGAATATTTTCAACCTGAACGCTTCCTATGCGCGTTTCTTTTTCCGCCGTAATCAATCCGCCACCTTAATCGACAATAATCAAATAGTGGGGGAGGAATTTCCACGAGGTGGAGAAGATGAATGGAACAGCGAAATTTCAACCGATTATGAATTTTCATTGGGGAAAGGGACATTAAAACTTATCGGATATTACCGATTTGAACATAGCCCCTCCTTTTCATCTTTTGAAACAAGATTTTCCGACATGCGTCCGGCAAGAGGATCAAGATTTGAACGCGATATGGATGAATCCGAACGCATTATCAGGGCGGAATATCGTTGGAATAAGGGTCCAAATAATTGGCAATTTGCCGGCGAATATGCCCATAATTTTTTAGACAGCAAATCGCGTTTATTTACATTGCAACCAAATGGCCAATATATTGGCCAAATGCTGCCCCACCCCAATAGCAGGGTGGAGGAAAACCGATTTAATGCCAGTGTCAATTTTAATCGCGCATTACATCCAAAATTAAACCTACAGGTGAATTTAGCAGGTGAATTTAGCGAAATTAGCCAAGAAGGCGCAGGCGGCCTGACCCGTCAATTTTGGCGGCCAAAGGGCAAAATCACCTTGGCGTATAAATATTCGCCCAGCACTGATATAAATTTCATTGCAGAACGTAAAGTCGGGCAACTGGATTTTGGCGATTTCATCTCCTCCGTTGATGTGCAGCAAAATAATAATAATGCCGCCAACCCCGATCTTGTCCCGCCGCAAAGCTGGCTTTTCACCATTGATGCCAACCAATCATTGGGAAAATTAGGATCATTAAACATAAATTTTAATGCGGAAAAAATTTCCGATATTGTGGACCAAATACCCATTGGTCCAAATGGTGAAGCGCCGGGTAATTTGCCTCGCGCCACCCAATATTGGATGGGGGGCAAGGCATCATTATTATTGGACCAATTGGGCGTAAGGGGCGGCAAGTTAGATTTAAATATTTTATTGCAAAATAGCCGCCTTCGCGATCCATTATTAGGCAATATTCGTCAGATTAGCGGCAATACGCAAACCCATTGGTTTGTTGAATTTCGTCAAGATATCCCCAATAGTGATTGGGCATGGGGCGCGTCGGGCGAATTACAAAAAACCGCTCCCTATTACCGATTAAACTATACCAATAAGGATTATTATTCCGACCCATTTTTGCGCGCATATATTGAACATAAGGATATATTGGGTTTAAAAATTCGTGCTAGTTTAATGAACATCGCCAATCAAAAGGAGGCATATAGAGAGACTTTTTATCTGGCCCGCCGCGATGGTCCAATTGGCCGATTTGAAAATGGATTTAATAAAGTAGGGTTATTTTATCGATTTGATATCAGCGGCACTTTCTGA
- the lepB gene encoding signal peptidase I → MNNENDQNAAAYKNDPAPVNNPQKAGWLHNFWNEFKGFCWLILAVLLFHSFIAKPFYIPSPSMVPNLLVGDRLLVSKYPYGWSYVSPTIPNPVAIFKWLVLRQDVEHLAYTLPFQKGRIWGKMPKAGDIIILTSPYAKTDYIKRAIGMPGQSIELRGGQPFIDGVAVKQEVQPNLDLPIDAHNQCDESEFPGALVQEADGMHCYVSIIRETLPNGASYDVIDARRNSSNDNFGPYLIPDGHIFVMGDNRDNSADSRVLPPRGLGGAIPIENIGGRAEIITFSVDGSTKWNPSTWFKSLRSGRAGTNLRPAQATEKNSQ, encoded by the coding sequence ATGAATAATGAAAATGACCAAAATGCCGCAGCATATAAAAATGACCCTGCACCTGTAAACAACCCGCAAAAGGCAGGGTGGCTGCACAATTTTTGGAATGAGTTTAAGGGATTTTGCTGGTTAATTTTGGCCGTGCTTTTATTCCACAGCTTTATTGCAAAACCATTTTATATCCCCTCCCCCTCTATGGTTCCCAATTTATTGGTGGGCGATCGTTTATTGGTTAGCAAATATCCCTATGGGTGGAGCTATGTCTCGCCAACCATCCCCAATCCGGTCGCCATATTTAAATGGTTGGTTTTGCGTCAAGATGTGGAACATCTGGCCTATACTCTGCCCTTTCAAAAGGGACGCATTTGGGGCAAAATGCCCAAAGCGGGCGATATTATTATCTTAACCTCCCCCTATGCAAAGACCGATTATATTAAACGTGCCATTGGCATGCCTGGCCAAAGCATTGAATTGCGCGGCGGCCAACCCTTTATCGACGGCGTCGCGGTGAAACAAGAGGTGCAGCCCAATTTGGACTTGCCCATTGATGCGCATAATCAATGCGATGAGAGTGAATTTCCCGGCGCATTGGTGCAAGAGGCCGATGGCATGCATTGTTATGTCAGCATCATTCGTGAAACATTGCCCAATGGGGCGAGTTATGATGTAATTGACGCGCGCAGAAACAGCTCCAATGACAATTTTGGCCCCTATTTAATTCCCGATGGCCATATATTTGTGATGGGTGATAATCGGGATAATAGCGCGGATAGCCGCGTCCTGCCACCGCGCGGATTGGGCGGTGCCATTCCCATTGAAAATATTGGTGGCCGCGCCGAAATTATCACTTTTTCGGTCGATGGCAGCACAAAATGGAACCCATCCACATGGTTTAAATCATTACGGTCGGGCCGCGCAGGCACCAATTTACGCCCCGCACAGGCCACCGAAAAAAATAGCCAATAA
- a CDS encoding M48 family metallopeptidase — MTDIFFTCWHYTGQDANRRNVEIETVGSTFWLNETELRHGPFRFDELYFQSSNKNGTVYSHRDLDGWRLGVAGPVPEDLKSRLPATITYGHWIDRLGLGKASIALLGISAVAAAIISYSPQWLAPLVPDVVDEKIGDAIVGDFGGRFCYTPEGRRALDKLARKIEPDNKDLKINVAKIEMMNAVAMPGKNVILFQGLLDQSKSVEEVSGVLAHEIGHVRENHVMQGLLRQFGLSVLTGGMDSTGGQMLGSILALGYSRSAEAEADQYSIKAMEKANISPKDTADFFGKLAKLSGELEKGKKSGADKSDGADKIGKTVSYLSSHPASLSRQKEFENSIQKNHAYENALSASEWNDLKSMCDKDKNAKSSVGITNF; from the coding sequence ATGACCGACATTTTCTTTACCTGCTGGCATTATACGGGCCAAGATGCCAATCGCCGCAATGTGGAAATTGAAACTGTGGGGTCAACTTTTTGGTTAAATGAAACGGAATTACGCCATGGGCCATTTCGTTTTGATGAGTTATATTTTCAATCCAGTAATAAAAATGGCACCGTTTACAGCCACCGGGATTTGGATGGTTGGCGGCTGGGTGTGGCAGGGCCCGTTCCAGAAGATTTGAAATCACGACTGCCCGCCACTATAACATATGGCCATTGGATTGACCGATTGGGGCTGGGCAAGGCAAGTATTGCATTGTTGGGGATTAGCGCGGTTGCGGCCGCCATTATATCATATAGCCCCCAATGGCTTGCCCCTCTTGTACCCGATGTGGTTGATGAGAAAATAGGCGATGCCATTGTGGGCGATTTTGGTGGACGATTTTGTTATACGCCAGAGGGGCGGCGCGCGCTGGACAAATTGGCCCGCAAGATTGAGCCAGATAATAAAGATTTGAAAATCAATGTTGCGAAAATTGAAATGATGAATGCAGTGGCAATGCCGGGCAAAAATGTCATTTTATTTCAGGGATTATTGGACCAATCAAAATCAGTGGAGGAGGTTTCGGGCGTGTTGGCGCATGAAATTGGCCATGTGCGCGAAAATCATGTTATGCAGGGATTGCTGCGGCAATTTGGATTGTCTGTCCTAACTGGCGGTATGGATAGCACAGGCGGCCAAATGTTGGGCAGCATATTGGCTTTGGGCTATAGCCGGAGTGCAGAGGCCGAGGCCGATCAATATTCGATAAAGGCCATGGAAAAGGCGAATATCTCGCCCAAAGATACGGCGGACTTTTTCGGCAAATTGGCCAAATTAAGCGGGGAATTGGAAAAGGGTAAAAAAAGTGGGGCCGATAAATCGGATGGGGCCGATAAAATTGGCAAGACAGTCAGCTATTTATCATCGCACCCTGCATCATTGTCCCGTCAAAAGGAATTTGAGAATAGCATTCAAAAAAACCATGCCTATGAAAATGCTTTAAGCGCGTCCGAATGGAATGATTTAAAAAGCATGTGCGACAAGGATAAAAATGCCAAATCGAGTGTGGGCATCACCAATTTTTGA
- the acpS gene encoding holo-ACP synthase, whose protein sequence is MIIGMGSDLCNIDRIENSLKKYGARFENRVFTQLELAKAAKRPMTKAATLAKRFAAKEAFSKAVGTGFRNNVFMRDIGVVNLPSGAPTLALTGGAKSRLDMMIAEGYEAFIHLTLTDDLPWAQAFVIIEARQKL, encoded by the coding sequence ATGATTATCGGCATGGGATCGGATCTATGCAATATTGATAGAATTGAAAATTCGCTCAAAAAATATGGCGCAAGATTTGAAAATCGGGTTTTTACCCAATTGGAATTGGCCAAGGCCGCGAAAAGACCGATGACCAAAGCTGCAACCTTGGCCAAAAGATTCGCCGCAAAGGAGGCATTTTCCAAGGCTGTTGGCACGGGATTTCGCAATAATGTTTTTATGCGGGACATTGGCGTGGTCAACCTGCCCTCTGGTGCGCCCACTTTGGCTTTGACCGGCGGGGCAAAGTCGCGGCTCGACATGATGATTGCAGAAGGATATGAGGCATTTATCCATTTGACTTTGACAGATGACCTGCCATGGGCGCAGGCATTTGTGATTATTGAAGCCCGCCAGAAATTATGA
- a CDS encoding sterol desaturase family protein: MTMNPTTYAIPFFIISMMAEFWVVRRRIAAGKSGPGTGKGYVFADTRTSLLMGIGSVGAGILVGAAVLAIATWAYEFRIFDIGSDLPTYWWAWILCFIIDDFAYYIFHRSAHRVRWFWASHVNHHSSQFYNLSTALRQTWTGFLSMTFIFRMPLFFIGFPPEMVLIIGGFNLIYQFWIHSEAIDKMPRWFEYIFNTPSHHRVHHGTNAQYLDSNYAGVFIIWDRMLGSFVAEKDDDPVQYGLVHNLDSENIIIVAFHEWIAIARDMWAAPWRHKLSYLIREPGWSHDGSRMTSAMIKAQDIKIKKQPE, translated from the coding sequence ATGACGATGAACCCCACCACCTATGCCATCCCCTTTTTCATCATTTCAATGATGGCGGAATTTTGGGTGGTCCGCCGCCGAATTGCTGCGGGGAAAAGCGGGCCTGGCACGGGCAAGGGATATGTTTTTGCCGATACACGCACATCATTATTAATGGGTATTGGCAGCGTGGGCGCGGGAATTTTGGTGGGCGCGGCGGTGCTGGCCATTGCCACATGGGCATATGAATTTCGGATATTTGATATTGGCAGCGACCTGCCGACATATTGGTGGGCATGGATTTTATGCTTTATCATTGACGATTTTGCCTATTATATTTTTCACCGCTCGGCGCACCGTGTCCGTTGGTTTTGGGCCAGCCATGTCAACCATCATAGCAGCCAATTTTACAATTTATCGACCGCACTTCGCCAAACATGGACAGGTTTTTTGTCCATGACCTTTATTTTCAGAATGCCATTATTTTTCATCGGCTTTCCGCCCGAAATGGTCCTTATCATCGGTGGATTTAACCTGATTTATCAATTTTGGATACATAGCGAGGCGATTGATAAAATGCCGCGCTGGTTTGAATATATTTTCAACACGCCATCGCATCACCGCGTTCATCACGGCACCAATGCGCAATATTTGGACAGTAATTATGCCGGTGTTTTCATTATTTGGGACCGCATGCTGGGCAGTTTCGTGGCCGAGAAAGATGATGATCCAGTGCAATATGGATTGGTGCATAATTTGGATAGCGAAAATATAATTATCGTCGCATTCCATGAATGGATTGCCATCGCGCGCGATATGTGGGCCGCGCCATGGCGGCATAAATTATCCTATCTTATCCGCGAACCAGGATGGAGCCATGATGGCAGCCGCATGACCAGTGCAATGATAAAGGCGCAAGACATCAAGATTAAGAAACAACCAGAATAA